One window of the Triticum dicoccoides isolate Atlit2015 ecotype Zavitan chromosome 3B, WEW_v2.0, whole genome shotgun sequence genome contains the following:
- the LOC119278887 gene encoding small nuclear ribonucleoprotein Sm D2-like, which translates to MAEEAAANAAKKEEEEFSTGPLSLLLMSVKNNTQVLINCRNNKKLLGRVRAFDRHCNMVLENVREMWTEVPKTGKGKKKALPVNKDRFISKMFLRGDSVIIVLRNPK; encoded by the exons ATGGCGGAAGAAGCAGCTGCCAAT GcggcgaagaaggaggaggaggagttcagcaCCGGGCCCCTGTCCCTGCTCCTCATGAGCGTCAAGAACAATACTCAG GTGCTTATCAACTGCCGGAACAACAAGAAGCTACTTGGTCGCGTGAGGGCATTTGACCGTCATTGCAACATGGTTCTTGAGAATGTCCGGGAGATGTGGACTGAG GTTCCAAAGACTGGCAAAGGCAAGAAGAAGGCCCTTCCAGTGAACAAGGACAGGTTCATCAGCAAGATGTTCCTCCGCGGCGACTCGGTCATCATTGTTCTCAGGAACCCGAAATGA